One part of the Bacillus sp. FJAT-45350 genome encodes these proteins:
- the spoIVA gene encoding stage IV sporulation protein A, with protein sequence MEKVDIFKDIAERTGGDIYLGVVGSVRTGKSTFIKKFMELVVIPNIENEADRARAQDELPQSAAGKTIMTTEPKFVPNNAISIHVDEGLDVNIRLVDCVGYAVPGAKGYEDENGPRMINTPWYEEPIPFQEAAEIGTRKVIQEHSTLGVVVTTDGSIGDIAREDYIESEERVIDELKEVGKPFIMIVNSVHPHNPQTEELRSALAEKHDIPVLSMSIESMTDHDIHNVLREVLFEFPVHEVNVNLPSWVMVLREDHWLRKSYEESVRDTVNDIKRLRDVDRVVGQFGEYDFIESAGLAGIEMGQGVAEIDLYAPDYLYDEILKEVVGVEIRGKDHLLQLMQDFAHAKAEYDQVAEALKMVKQTGYGIAAPTITDMSLDEPEIIRQGSRFGVRLKAVAPSIHMIKVDVESEFAPIIGTEKQSEELVRYLMQDFEENPLSIWESDIFGRSLNSIVREGISAKLSLMPENARYKLKETLERIINEGSGGLIAIIL encoded by the coding sequence GTGGAAAAGGTTGATATTTTCAAGGATATCGCCGAACGTACAGGTGGCGACATTTACTTAGGAGTTGTAGGTTCTGTACGTACTGGTAAGTCAACTTTCATTAAAAAATTTATGGAACTTGTGGTGATTCCAAATATTGAAAATGAGGCTGATAGAGCTCGTGCTCAAGACGAACTACCACAAAGTGCAGCAGGAAAAACAATAATGACAACTGAGCCTAAATTCGTTCCAAACAATGCGATATCGATTCATGTGGATGAAGGTTTAGATGTTAATATTCGTTTAGTTGATTGTGTTGGTTATGCTGTACCAGGTGCTAAAGGGTATGAAGATGAAAATGGTCCAAGAATGATTAATACTCCTTGGTATGAAGAGCCAATTCCTTTTCAAGAGGCAGCAGAAATAGGTACAAGAAAAGTAATTCAAGAGCATTCTACTCTAGGTGTTGTAGTAACAACTGATGGCTCTATTGGGGACATTGCTAGAGAGGATTATATTGAATCAGAGGAACGAGTAATTGATGAGTTAAAAGAGGTTGGTAAGCCGTTTATCATGATTGTAAATAGTGTTCATCCTCATAATCCACAAACAGAGGAATTACGTTCAGCCTTAGCAGAGAAGCATGATATTCCAGTACTTTCAATGAGTATCGAAAGCATGACTGACCATGATATTCATAATGTACTTAGAGAAGTATTATTTGAATTCCCTGTACATGAAGTTAACGTAAATCTACCGAGTTGGGTAATGGTATTACGTGAGGATCACTGGTTACGTAAGAGCTATGAAGAATCAGTTAGAGATACGGTGAACGACATTAAACGTCTCCGTGATGTCGACCGTGTCGTAGGACAATTTGGAGAATATGACTTTATTGAAAGTGCTGGTCTTGCTGGAATTGAGATGGGGCAGGGTGTAGCAGAAATTGATTTGTATGCACCTGACTATTTATATGATGAAATTTTAAAAGAAGTAGTAGGTGTGGAAATTAGAGGGAAGGACCACTTACTACAACTTATGCAAGACTTTGCTCATGCAAAAGCAGAATATGACCAAGTAGCTGAGGCGCTGAAGATGGTGAAACAAACAGGCTATGGTATCGCAGCTCCAACGATTACGGATATGAGCTTAGATGAGCCAGAGATTATCCGTCAAGGATCAAGATTTGGTGTTCGTCTGAAAGCAGTAGCACCATCAATTCATATGATTAAAGTAGATGTAGAGTCTGAATTTGCTCCGATAATTGGGACAGAGAAGCAAAGTGAAGAACTCGTACGTTATCTAATGCAAGATTTTGAAGAAAATCCATTATCGATATGGGAGTCAGATATCTTTGGACGCTCACTCAACTCAATTGTAAGAGAAGGAATTTCAGCAAAATTATCATTAATGCCAGAAAATGCTCGTTATAAGCTGAAAGAAACTCTAGAAAGAATTATAAACGAAGGCTCAGGCGGATTAATTGCAATTATATTATAA
- a CDS encoding DUF2768 domain-containing protein, with protein MSQAMLNMWVSFIALGLMFVSAITALFSRAKLKGIIQKIVLTISFICLVISGLIVFIIVIGGPTAV; from the coding sequence ATGTCACAAGCGATGTTAAATATGTGGGTTTCATTTATAGCGCTAGGGCTTATGTTTGTATCTGCCATAACTGCGCTATTTAGTCGTGCGAAGTTAAAGGGGATTATACAGAAGATAGTTTTGACGATTTCTTTTATTTGTTTAGTAATTTCTGGTCTCATAGTTTTTATTATTGTTATTGGTGGTCCTACTGCGGTTTAA
- a CDS encoding stage VI sporulation protein F, translated as MSNNNSFFDNLEEKTNIKQEDLFQIANSVGQSDLQDEDTIRQLISQVSQIANVSVSKEKEDKIVETIINNNMPLDFATLAKMFDKK; from the coding sequence TTGTCTAATAATAATTCTTTTTTCGATAATCTCGAGGAAAAGACGAATATTAAACAAGAAGACTTATTTCAGATTGCTAACTCAGTTGGTCAATCTGATTTACAAGATGAGGATACAATACGTCAACTAATATCTCAAGTTTCTCAAATTGCAAATGTTTCGGTTTCAAAGGAAAAGGAAGACAAAATCGTTGAAACGATTATTAACAATAACATGCCTCTTGATTTCGCAACCCTTGCAAAAATGTTTGATAAAAAATAG
- a CDS encoding NAD(P)H-dependent glycerol-3-phosphate dehydrogenase, which produces MAKVAVIGAGSWGTALAIVLADNDHQVKIWARREEQAQEINEQHTNSRYLPNITLSEKIVATSSIESAVNEVESIVLVVPTKAIREVSKEIGTYLTKKVHIIHASKGIEPGTFKRISEMIEDEVPAKYIKAVVTLSGPSHAEEVCRRQPTTVTVSSQLNEASEFAQDLFINEHFRVYTNADLIGVEIGGALKNIIALGIGMTDGLGFGDNAKAAFMTRGLAEIARLGIKLGANPLTFAGLSGLGDLIVTCTSVHSRNWRAGNMLGKGLPLEEVLSSMGMVVEGIRTTEAAYHLSKQVKVDMPITTVLYQVLFEGKVPEDAVKELMKRGRKHEVEDLISILSEK; this is translated from the coding sequence ATGGCGAAGGTAGCAGTCATTGGTGCAGGGAGCTGGGGCACAGCGTTAGCCATTGTATTAGCGGACAATGATCATCAAGTGAAAATTTGGGCACGTCGAGAGGAACAAGCCCAAGAAATAAATGAACAGCATACAAATAGTAGATATCTTCCAAATATCACTCTCTCAGAAAAGATCGTTGCGACATCAAGTATAGAATCAGCTGTTAACGAAGTTGAATCAATTGTTTTAGTCGTACCAACAAAGGCAATTCGAGAGGTTTCAAAGGAAATAGGAACATACCTTACGAAAAAAGTTCATATTATCCATGCTAGTAAGGGAATCGAACCAGGGACGTTTAAGCGAATTTCTGAAATGATTGAAGATGAAGTTCCTGCAAAGTACATAAAAGCAGTGGTAACATTATCGGGTCCAAGTCATGCTGAGGAAGTTTGTCGTAGACAGCCTACAACTGTAACAGTGTCTTCACAGTTAAATGAAGCGTCTGAATTTGCCCAAGACCTATTTATTAATGAGCATTTCCGAGTGTATACTAATGCTGATTTAATTGGAGTTGAAATTGGCGGAGCATTGAAGAACATTATTGCATTAGGAATTGGGATGACTGATGGATTAGGCTTTGGGGATAATGCTAAAGCTGCATTTATGACAAGAGGGCTGGCAGAAATTGCTCGACTTGGAATAAAGCTTGGAGCCAACCCATTAACATTTGCTGGTCTTTCTGGTTTAGGGGATTTAATTGTTACTTGTACAAGTGTACATAGTAGAAATTGGCGTGCTGGTAACATGCTTGGAAAAGGGTTACCTCTTGAGGAAGTGTTAAGTAGTATGGGAATGGTTGTAGAAGGAATTCGAACGACTGAAGCTGCATATCATCTTTCTAAGCAAGTAAAAGTCGATATGCCAATTACAACAGTGTTATACCAGGTTTTATTTGAAGGGAAAGTTCCAGAGGATGCTGTGAAAGAATTAATGAAGCGTGGAAGAAAACATGAAGTGGAAGATTTAATATCAATCCTGTCTGAGAAGTAG
- the plsY gene encoding glycerol-3-phosphate 1-O-acyltransferase PlsY: MGIILSIIISYLLGSISFSYIIAKKIKKVDIRQHGSGNAGATNTLRVLGVGPAVTVLLLDALKGVVAVLIALSIEGPGIAPVLAGFAAVIGHNWPLFHGFRGGKGVATTIGMIATIVFIPALLAGIIAILTIVITRFVSLGSLLFVLFTAIFTFIFLDYYQYPISYFYLACIVALLSFWRHRTNIVRLIQGTENKIGKKEKTT, encoded by the coding sequence ATGGGAATTATATTATCAATTATTATTTCATATCTCCTAGGCTCGATAAGTTTTAGTTATATTATTGCTAAAAAAATTAAAAAGGTAGATATTCGTCAGCATGGAAGTGGAAATGCAGGCGCTACAAATACCTTACGAGTTTTGGGGGTGGGACCGGCTGTAACAGTTCTTCTTTTAGATGCTCTTAAAGGGGTTGTAGCCGTACTTATAGCTTTATCGATAGAGGGACCAGGTATTGCTCCTGTTTTAGCAGGATTTGCTGCTGTTATTGGACATAACTGGCCATTGTTTCATGGGTTTCGAGGTGGTAAAGGTGTCGCAACAACAATTGGTATGATTGCCACCATTGTATTTATACCAGCACTACTTGCAGGAATTATAGCTATTTTAACTATTGTCATCACAAGATTTGTTTCATTAGGGTCTTTATTATTTGTTTTGTTTACTGCTATTTTTACATTTATTTTTCTCGATTATTATCAATATCCTATCTCATATTTCTATCTAGCATGTATTGTTGCGCTTCTTTCATTTTGGCGACATAGAACAAACATTGTTAGATTAATTCAAGGAACGGAAAATAAGATTGGTAAGAAAGAAAAAACGACCTAA
- the der gene encoding ribosome biogenesis GTPase Der → MPKPVVAIVGRPNVGKSTIFNRIVGERVAIVEDMPGVTRDRLYSSGEWLNRDFNLIDTGGIELGDEPLLNQMREQAELAIKEADVIIFIVNGREGITSADEEVVKILFRSKKPIVLGVNKIDNPDMQEQLYEFYSLGIGDPIGISGSHGLGLGDLLDEVIKHFPDEQEDDYDEDTVRISLIGRPNVGKSSLVNAMLGKERVIVSDIAGTTRDAIDTPFTRDGQDYVLIDTAGMRKRGKVYETTEKYSVLRALKAIERSDVVLVVINAEEGIIEQDKKIAGYAHEAGRAVIIVVNKWDTLEKDDKTMQKFEQKIRDHFLFLTYAPILFLSAKTKQRLQHVLPTVKRVSESHNLRVPTNVLNDVIMDAVAMNPTPTDKGKRLKINYVTQVAVGPPAFVFFVNEPELMHFSYERFLENRLRDTFEFEGTPIKIFARKKND, encoded by the coding sequence ATGCCAAAACCAGTTGTTGCAATAGTTGGGCGCCCGAATGTAGGGAAATCAACTATCTTTAATCGTATCGTTGGGGAAAGAGTAGCGATAGTTGAAGATATGCCAGGTGTCACAAGAGATAGACTGTATAGCTCAGGAGAATGGTTAAACCGTGATTTCAACCTAATTGATACAGGTGGAATTGAACTTGGTGATGAACCGTTATTAAATCAAATGAGAGAGCAAGCTGAATTAGCAATAAAGGAAGCAGATGTAATTATCTTTATTGTTAATGGTCGTGAAGGAATTACGAGTGCTGATGAAGAAGTTGTTAAAATCCTTTTCCGCTCAAAAAAACCGATTGTACTAGGTGTAAATAAAATTGATAATCCGGATATGCAAGAACAGCTATATGAGTTTTATTCACTTGGTATTGGTGACCCAATTGGAATATCAGGTTCTCATGGACTTGGATTAGGGGATCTTCTAGATGAAGTAATTAAGCATTTTCCTGATGAGCAAGAGGATGATTACGATGAGGATACTGTTAGAATCTCATTAATTGGACGTCCGAATGTAGGGAAATCTTCTTTAGTCAATGCGATGCTTGGGAAAGAGCGAGTGATTGTTAGTGATATCGCAGGTACGACTAGAGATGCGATTGATACGCCATTTACAAGAGATGGACAAGATTATGTCCTAATTGACACTGCTGGGATGAGAAAACGTGGAAAAGTATATGAAACAACCGAGAAGTATAGTGTTCTTCGTGCGTTAAAAGCGATTGAACGTTCTGACGTTGTTCTTGTTGTAATTAATGCTGAGGAAGGAATTATTGAGCAAGATAAAAAAATTGCTGGTTATGCTCATGAAGCAGGTAGAGCCGTTATTATTGTCGTAAATAAATGGGATACACTTGAAAAAGATGATAAAACAATGCAGAAATTCGAGCAGAAGATTCGTGATCACTTCTTGTTTTTGACGTATGCACCAATTCTATTTTTATCTGCAAAAACAAAGCAACGTTTACAACATGTTCTTCCAACGGTCAAAAGAGTATCAGAAAGCCACAATTTACGTGTACCAACAAATGTATTAAATGATGTCATAATGGATGCCGTAGCAATGAACCCAACACCTACTGACAAAGGAAAGCGTTTAAAAATTAACTATGTTACACAAGTGGCTGTTGGACCACCAGCGTTTGTCTTCTTTGTAAATGAACCAGAATTAATGCACTTTTCATATGAACGCTTCTTAGAAAACCGTTTACGTGATACGTTTGAATTTGAAGGTACGCCAATTAAAATCTTCGCACGTAAAAAAAATGATTAA
- a CDS encoding YphA family membrane protein, with protein sequence MDGIFFYWFSWMFWLYCTFIMEKGKRRTRLSLTILFLIISVQYSITFLGFSFHLAFITCLFIGYGLIGTFQRTQKLFVFIVCLMCTLLYVSFHLFGIYDPVIIMFHQSWMIGMMIALLVIALIKKNSVRLATVLIGTGHGDLILSLVMKDMFVNMNIGSLLYFDILSIAILLITCWSVLEYVVKRLELYVNRYNENVSRLKDFSG encoded by the coding sequence ATGGATGGTATTTTCTTTTACTGGTTTTCTTGGATGTTTTGGCTTTACTGTACGTTTATTATGGAAAAGGGAAAAAGGCGGACAAGATTATCACTAACTATATTATTTTTAATAATATCTGTACAATATTCAATTACTTTTTTAGGGTTTAGCTTTCATCTTGCTTTTATAACTTGTTTATTCATTGGCTATGGATTAATAGGAACTTTTCAACGAACCCAAAAACTATTTGTATTTATCGTTTGCTTAATGTGTACATTATTATACGTATCTTTTCATTTATTTGGGATTTATGACCCCGTTATTATTATGTTTCATCAAAGCTGGATGATAGGAATGATGATAGCGCTTTTAGTCATTGCTCTTATTAAAAAAAATTCAGTGCGGTTAGCAACTGTATTGATAGGAACAGGACATGGGGATTTGATTCTTTCACTTGTTATGAAAGATATGTTTGTAAACATGAACATAGGAAGCTTACTCTATTTTGATATACTTTCAATAGCAATTTTATTAATCACTTGTTGGTCAGTACTAGAGTACGTTGTAAAAAGGCTTGAACTTTATGTGAATCGTTATAATGAAAACGTCAGCAGGCTAAAAGATTTTAGTGGCTAG
- a CDS encoding YpzI family protein: MGKDRQETKLRKEGKVASDRDQSLHYGGATKLEGPDEARKRQK, encoded by the coding sequence ATGGGTAAGGACAGACAAGAAACGAAGCTAAGAAAAGAAGGAAAAGTTGCAAGTGACAGAGACCAAAGCTTGCATTATGGTGGCGCTACAAAATTAGAGGGGCCAGATGAAGCAAGGAAAAGACAAAAGTAA
- the fni gene encoding type 2 isopentenyl-diphosphate Delta-isomerase, translated as MNESRATRKLEHIKHAITTGQKRTHGLDDVQFVHNSLPNSSVEQVDLSTEIGELHLSSPIFINAMTGGGGEKTVEINKQLAKVAASCNLAVAVGSQMAAIKEPEQIPSYKVIREQHPNGIVIGNLGSEATVDQAKRAVDMIEANGIQIHLNTIQELVMPEGDRSFIDAIKRIEDIVLKVGVPVIVKEVGFGMSGDTAKQLADVGVSILDVGGFGGTNFSAIENERRQKKLEYFNDWGISTSSSIVEAKLSAPTLSVIGSGGLQNALDIVKAITLGASATGIAGYFLKIMMEEGIEALTTQIQEIHEDMKMIMTALGTTTIAKLQKAPIVINGDTHHWLEQRGLASKMMSERMK; from the coding sequence ATGAATGAGAGCAGGGCTACTAGGAAGCTAGAACACATAAAACACGCAATTACTACTGGTCAAAAGCGTACTCATGGACTTGACGATGTTCAATTTGTTCATAACAGCTTACCGAATAGCAGCGTTGAACAAGTAGACCTCTCTACAGAAATAGGCGAACTTCATTTGAGTTCGCCTATTTTTATCAACGCAATGACTGGTGGGGGCGGAGAAAAAACTGTTGAGATAAATAAGCAATTAGCAAAAGTAGCCGCTAGCTGTAATTTAGCTGTGGCTGTAGGATCTCAAATGGCTGCAATTAAAGAACCTGAACAAATCCCATCTTATAAAGTGATACGTGAGCAACATCCAAATGGGATTGTTATCGGTAACTTAGGTAGCGAAGCTACGGTCGACCAAGCAAAACGTGCTGTTGATATGATTGAAGCAAATGGCATTCAAATTCATTTGAATACAATACAAGAATTAGTGATGCCTGAGGGAGACCGTTCCTTTATTGATGCAATTAAGCGTATTGAAGATATCGTTCTCAAGGTTGGCGTTCCTGTCATTGTTAAGGAAGTTGGATTTGGGATGAGTGGTGACACAGCTAAGCAATTAGCCGATGTCGGGGTTTCTATCCTTGATGTAGGTGGTTTTGGTGGAACAAATTTCTCGGCAATTGAAAATGAAAGAAGGCAAAAAAAACTAGAATACTTTAATGACTGGGGTATTTCTACTTCTTCTTCGATAGTTGAGGCAAAACTTAGTGCACCAACATTATCAGTAATAGGTTCGGGCGGTCTACAAAATGCGCTTGATATTGTCAAAGCGATTACCTTAGGTGCTTCAGCAACTGGAATTGCTGGCTATTTCCTTAAGATTATGATGGAAGAAGGAATTGAAGCACTAACTACACAAATCCAAGAAATTCATGAAGATATGAAGATGATTATGACTGCATTAGGGACGACAACAATAGCTAAGCTTCAAAAAGCACCGATTGTCATAAATGGGGATACACACCATTGGCTTGAACAAAGAGGATTAGCCTCAAAAATGATGTCTGAACGAATGAAATAA
- the rpsA gene encoding 30S ribosomal protein S1, with the protein MVEDMNQELTEMKSFAVGEVVTGKVSKVEDKQALVDVGFKVDGIVPISELSSLHVEKVSDVLSEGDEVELKVIKSEDDELVLSKRAVQAEKAWTELQQKFESGEVMEVEVADVVKGGLVVDVGVRGFIPASLVERHYVEDFSDYKGRTLRLKVVEIDRENKKLILSQRAVLDAEVEESKKKVLHTISEGDVIEGTVQRLTDFGAFVDIGGVDGLVHISQLSHQRVDTPSEVVNEGDKVKVKVLSVDVDNERVSLSIKDTLPGPWQAIEGKFKEGDVVEGTVKRLVSFGAFIEVAPGVEGLVHISQIANRHIGTPSEVLTEGDTVEVKVLDVNMNEKRISLSIRELLEDDASIQQQQYQEYERNEEEHKGFSLGDMIGDQLKKYK; encoded by the coding sequence ATGGTGGAAGATATGAATCAAGAATTGACTGAAATGAAGTCCTTTGCAGTAGGAGAAGTAGTTACAGGTAAGGTATCAAAAGTAGAAGATAAACAAGCATTAGTTGATGTTGGCTTTAAAGTAGATGGCATTGTTCCTATTAGTGAGCTTTCAAGCCTACACGTTGAAAAGGTTAGTGATGTATTATCTGAAGGTGATGAAGTAGAATTAAAGGTCATTAAATCAGAAGATGATGAGCTGGTCTTGTCAAAGCGTGCTGTGCAAGCTGAAAAGGCATGGACTGAGCTGCAACAGAAGTTTGAATCAGGAGAAGTTATGGAAGTAGAAGTGGCTGATGTTGTTAAGGGTGGATTAGTTGTGGATGTAGGTGTTCGTGGTTTCATTCCAGCATCATTAGTAGAGCGTCATTATGTTGAAGATTTTTCTGATTACAAAGGTCGTACCCTTCGTTTAAAGGTAGTTGAAATTGATCGAGAAAATAAAAAATTAATTCTATCTCAACGTGCTGTATTAGATGCTGAAGTTGAAGAAAGTAAAAAGAAAGTACTTCACACGATTTCAGAAGGTGACGTCATTGAAGGTACAGTTCAGCGTCTAACGGACTTTGGAGCTTTCGTTGATATTGGTGGTGTTGATGGACTTGTACATATTTCGCAATTATCACACCAACGTGTTGATACACCTTCAGAAGTTGTTAATGAAGGGGACAAAGTTAAGGTGAAAGTCCTTTCAGTTGATGTAGATAACGAAAGAGTTTCCCTTTCAATTAAGGATACGTTACCAGGACCTTGGCAAGCTATTGAAGGGAAGTTTAAAGAAGGTGATGTTGTCGAAGGTACAGTTAAACGTCTAGTTTCCTTTGGAGCTTTCATTGAAGTTGCACCAGGTGTCGAGGGACTTGTTCATATATCTCAAATTGCTAATCGTCACATTGGAACACCAAGTGAAGTTCTTACAGAAGGCGATACAGTTGAAGTAAAAGTGTTAGATGTAAATATGAATGAGAAACGTATTTCACTAAGCATTCGTGAATTATTAGAAGATGATGCATCAATTCAACAACAGCAGTATCAAGAGTATGAAAGAAATGAAGAAGAACATAAAGGCTTTTCATTAGGTGATATGATAGGTGACCAATTAAAAAAATATAAGTAA
- a CDS encoding lysophospholipid acyltransferase family protein: MDTYVFGQTIFRTYLRSFYKPEVIGSDNIPKEGPVILCCNHISNLDPPFLGCFIERPINFMAKAELFDIPVLKGLLPKVGAFPVKRGMGDKQALRNGLAILKEDNMLGLFPEGTRSKDGELGKGLTGAGFFALRTNAVILPCAIIGPFKKFNKIKLVYGEPLDFTEYRELKKSADEATEYIMEGIRSLIEEHRV, encoded by the coding sequence ATGGATACATATGTATTTGGACAAACAATATTCAGAACGTATCTTCGTTCTTTTTATAAGCCGGAAGTAATAGGGTCTGATAACATTCCTAAGGAAGGTCCCGTTATTTTATGTTGCAACCATATAAGTAACTTAGACCCTCCATTTCTTGGTTGTTTTATAGAAAGACCGATAAACTTTATGGCGAAAGCTGAGCTTTTTGATATCCCAGTGTTAAAAGGTTTGTTACCTAAAGTTGGAGCGTTTCCTGTCAAAAGAGGAATGGGCGATAAACAAGCCCTTAGAAATGGTCTAGCAATCTTAAAAGAAGATAATATGCTCGGTCTATTTCCAGAAGGTACGAGAAGTAAAGATGGAGAACTTGGTAAAGGCCTAACAGGTGCGGGATTTTTTGCTCTTCGCACTAATGCTGTTATATTACCTTGTGCAATCATAGGACCTTTTAAGAAGTTTAATAAAATTAAATTAGTTTATGGGGAACCATTAGACTTTACTGAATATAGAGAACTAAAGAAATCAGCGGATGAAGCAACTGAGTACATCATGGAGGGCATTCGTTCCTTAATTGAAGAGCACCGAGTATAA
- the cmk gene encoding (d)CMP kinase, translated as MSKRINIAIDGPAGAGKSTVAKEVAKKLEYVYIDTGAMYRAITYQALESQINLEDEATFKPLLDEIVIKLTTKGVTADVFINDVNVTEEIRLTDVTNNVSLVASHKVVRDAMLIQQRQLASVGGAVMDGRDIGTHVLPDAELKVFLNATVDERARRRHEENLEKGYQSDLEQLKKDIALRDEKDSNREIAPLRKAEDAIEIDSTSMSIVDVVQTILQLAEKRK; from the coding sequence ATGAGTAAAAGAATAAATATTGCGATTGACGGTCCAGCAGGTGCTGGGAAAAGTACAGTAGCAAAAGAAGTGGCAAAGAAGCTTGAGTATGTCTATATAGATACAGGCGCTATGTATCGAGCGATTACGTATCAAGCGTTAGAAAGTCAGATTAATCTTGAAGATGAAGCTACTTTCAAACCTTTACTGGACGAAATTGTTATTAAGCTTACAACAAAAGGAGTAACAGCGGACGTTTTCATTAATGATGTTAATGTTACCGAAGAAATTCGCTTAACTGACGTTACAAATAATGTTTCTCTTGTTGCTAGTCATAAAGTTGTTCGAGATGCTATGTTAATTCAGCAACGACAATTAGCTTCAGTTGGTGGTGCGGTAATGGATGGAAGAGATATTGGGACTCATGTGCTACCAGATGCAGAGCTAAAGGTATTTCTAAATGCTACTGTAGACGAACGAGCTAGACGGCGTCATGAGGAAAACCTAGAAAAGGGTTATCAATCAGATTTAGAGCAACTAAAGAAGGATATTGCACTACGAGACGAGAAAGATTCAAATCGAGAGATTGCACCTTTAAGGAAAGCAGAAGATGCGATTGAAATTGATTCAACCTCAATGTCGATAGTAGATGTAGTACAAACAATTCTTCAGTTGGCTGAAAAAAGGAAGTAG
- a CDS encoding flagellar brake protein has translation MIEIGTTIFLELKEEVNNEKDHNKDKLSSRRFKSRLVDLQKDKFVIDYPVSEETKKISYFFEGTQFSAWFVGKDQAVYSFETEIQGRQKGQVPTLLLKDPGKENYVRIQRRNYVRVDTSVDVAIHPKVNEFDPFTTITLDISGGGAAIVIPPGKKIPHEGELYCWLVLPMQSGETYYVKTVCKIVRVFKKFPETRERASLQFVTIGEQDRQKVIRFCFEKQVAAKRKKS, from the coding sequence TTGATTGAGATTGGGACAACTATTTTTCTTGAACTAAAAGAAGAAGTAAATAATGAAAAGGATCATAATAAAGATAAATTAAGCTCACGGAGATTTAAATCCAGGCTTGTCGATTTACAAAAGGACAAGTTTGTTATTGATTATCCAGTAAGTGAGGAAACAAAAAAAATAAGTTATTTTTTTGAAGGAACCCAATTTAGTGCCTGGTTTGTCGGTAAGGACCAAGCTGTTTACTCTTTTGAAACAGAAATTCAAGGGAGACAGAAAGGGCAAGTGCCAACACTATTATTGAAGGACCCAGGCAAAGAAAACTATGTACGAATTCAAAGGCGTAATTATGTAAGGGTTGATACCTCAGTAGATGTTGCGATTCACCCCAAAGTTAATGAGTTTGACCCGTTTACAACAATTACTCTTGACATAAGTGGGGGTGGTGCTGCAATTGTAATACCACCGGGTAAAAAAATTCCTCATGAGGGCGAATTGTACTGTTGGCTCGTACTACCTATGCAATCAGGGGAAACTTACTATGTTAAAACAGTATGTAAAATTGTACGAGTGTTTAAGAAATTTCCTGAGACAAGAGAGAGAGCTTCTCTTCAATTTGTTACAATCGGCGAGCAAGACCGACAAAAAGTGATTCGTTTTTGCTTTGAAAAGCAAGTAGCGGCTAAGCGAAAAAAGTCGTAA